One genomic window of Paramormyrops kingsleyae isolate MSU_618 chromosome 20, PKINGS_0.4, whole genome shotgun sequence includes the following:
- the LOC111837907 gene encoding protein NLRC3-like, with protein MEEADSEMRPPVECNRKSTERDQMEECSSDLHDKSGLSSILKSLEDKAVKFLKDELKKFVRYLDQNYPEFSEPLLEENNGPDNDGQMQKTCGREGALKIILYILRTMKQNDLADMLERRQLMPQYLHRIKCTLKQKCERVFEGKAKEGQPTLLSEIYTELYITEGGTGGVNDEHEVRQIETAPKKRRTEDITVNCNDIFKPLCGRETPIRTVLTKGVAGIGKTVSVQKFILDWAEGKANQDVHFIFALPFRDLNLIKEEYSLIELLHCFVPELKSLESTELFRYKVLFIFDGLDECRLPLNFQNNESWFDVTKKTSLDVLLTNLIKGNLLPSALLWITSRPAATNQMPPEFVQQVTEIRGFSDAQKEEYFRRRFSDQSLASRIITHVKSSRSLFIMCHIPVFCWISATVLKRIFSETDRGEIPRTLTEMYTHFLIFQGSLKKDKYMKNYETKLNEYNKEFLLKLGKLAFDNLEKGNLIFYEQDLTENDIDVAEASVHSGVCTEVFKEEYGLYQEKVYCFVHLSIQEYLAALYVFLSNSSADLLETAVDQALESKNGHLDLYLRFLLGLSTDSNKTLLQKLLGQTRTSSHTTLIRSLKWLLGQTGTSSYNIRKYIQYIREKIQENLSPERTINLFHCLTELGDNSLVEEVEGYLNSGSLSAEGLSPAQYSALAFVMLMSDEELDVFDLKKFIRSDNEHWRLLPVVKNSRTALLNSCNLTEKCCEALTSALRSYCSPLRELDLSDNDLQDSGVKLLSPGLGDSQCKLEILRLTGCRVTEEGCSSLASALRSTSSHLRELDLSYNHPGDSGVKLLSVVLEDPSCKLEKLNVDHSGECRTRPGLQKYSCQLTLDPNTANRFLSLSGGNRKVTWGPLQPYPVHPERFDGCTQVLCRECLTGHCYWETEWNGGGTWIGVTYKGIGRKGGSDCWLGYNDKSWVLYCDIRTYLVLHNNKLTLIPIRPRRSRRVGVYLDWGAGALSFYRVSSDGLTLLHRFTSSFTEPLYPGFRVFLNSSVSL; from the exons ATGGAGGAAGCTGATTCTGAAATGCGCCCCCCTGTGGAGTGTAACAGAAAAAGCACTGAGAG AGACCAAATGGAAGAATGCAGTTCAGATCTACATGATAAATCGGGTTTATCATCCATATTGAAG TCACTAGAGGACAAAGCCGTAAAGTTCCTAAAGGATGAGCTTAAGAAGTTTGTGAGGTACCTAGATCAGAATTACCCAGAATTCTCTGAGCCTCTGCTGGAGGAGAACAATGGCCCAGACAatgatggtcagatgcagaagacctgtggcagagagggagctctgaagatcatactgtacatcctgaggaccatgaagcaaaatgatctcgctgacatgctggagagga GACAGCTCATGCCGCAATATCTGCACAGAATCAAATGTACCCTGAAGCAGAAATGCGAgcgtgtatttgaagggaaagctaaggaaggacagccaacacttctcagtgagatttacacagaactctacataactgaaggtgggactggaggagtcaatgatgagcatgaagtgagacagattgaaacagcaccCAAGAAACGGCGAACAGAAGATATTACAGTCAattgcaatgatatatttaaacccttatgtgggcgtgagacacctatcagaactgtactcactaaaggggtggcaggtatcgggaaaacagtctctgtgcagaaatttattctcgactgggcagaaggaaaagcaaaccaggatgttcacttcatatttgctcttcctttccgagatctgaatttgattaaggaggAATACAGTCTGATCGAACTGCTTCACTgctttgtcccagaactgaaatcacttgaatccactgagctgtttaggtacaaagtcttgttcatctttgatggtctggatgaatgtcgccttcctctaaattttcagaacaatgagagctggtttgatgtaacaaagaaaacgtcactggatgtgctgttgactaacctcattaaggggaatctgcttccatccgctctcctctggataacctcccggccagcagcaaccaatcagatgcCTCCTGAGTTTGTCCagcaggtgacagagatacgagggttcagtgatgcccagaaggaggagtatttcaggaggagattcagtgatcagagcctggccagcaggattatcacacatgtgaaatcatcaaggagcctcttcatcatgtgccacatacctgtgttctgctggatttcagccactgtgctTAAGAGAATttttagtgagactgacaggggagaaattccaaggactctgactgaaatgtacacacacttcctgatctttcaggggagtttaaaaaaagacaagtatatgaaaaactatGAAACCAAGCTTAATGAATACAACAAggaattccttttaaaacttggtaaactggcttttgacaaccttgagaaaggcaatctcatattttatgagcaagatctgacagagaatgaCATTGATGTCGCTGAAGCTTCAGTtcactctggagtgtgcacagaagtctttaaggaggaatatgggttgtatcaggagaaggtgtactgctttgtgcatctgagcatccaggagtatctcgctgctttatatgtgtttctttcaaactcatcagctgaccttctggagactgcagtggatcaggcattagagagcaagaatggacacttggacctctacctccgcttcctcctgggcctctcaacagatTCCAATAAGACTCTGTTACAAAAACTACTGGGACAGACAAGAACCAGCTCACATACCACTTTAATAAGATCCTTAAAATGGCTACTGGGACAGACAGGAACCAGCTCATATAACATTAGGAAATACATCCAATACATCAgggagaaaatacaggagaatttatctccagaaaggaccatcaacctgttccactgtctgactgagctgggtgacaattctctagtagAGGAAGTAGAAGgatacctgaattcaggaagcctttcagcagaaggactctcacctgcacagtactcagctctggcctttgtgatgctgatgtcagatgaggagctggatgtgtttgatctgaagaaatttaTCAGATCAGATAATGAGCactggaggctgctgcctgtggtcaagaaCTCCAGGACGGCTCT gctgaacagctgtaatctcacagagaaatgctgtgaggcgCTGACTTCAGCTCTAAGATCATACTgctcacccctgagagagctggacctgagtgacaatgacctgcaggattcaggagtgaagctgctctctcctggactgggggattcacagtgtaaactggagatactgag gctgacaggctgtagagtcacagaagaaggctgttcttccctggcttcagctctgaggtcaacctcctcacacctgagagagctggatctgagctacaatcacccaggagactcaggagtgaagctgctctctgttgtactggaggatcccagctgtaaactggagaagctgaa tgtggaccacagtggagagtgcaggaccagaccaggcttacagaaat actcctgccagctgacactggaccccaacacagcaaacagattcctgtctctgtcaggggggaacaggaaggtgacatgggggcCACTGCAGCCATATCCTGTTCATCCAGAGCGATTTGACGGGTGCACCCAAGTTCTATGCAGagagtgtctgactggtcactgtTACTGGGAGACTGAGTGGAATGGAGGTGGAACCTGGATAGGAGTGACATATAAAGGGATTGGGAGGAAAGGAGGGAGTGACTGTTGGCTtggatacaatgacaagtcatgggtTCTGTACTGTGATATTCGCACTTACTTAGTCCTGCACAATAATAAACTGACTCTCATACCCATACGGCCCCGacgctcccgcagagtaggagtatatctggactggggggctggtgctctgtccttctacagagtctcctctgatggactgaccctcctgcacagattcacctcctcattcactgagcccctctatccagggtttcGGGTTTTTCTAAACtcctcagtgtcactgtga